The DNA sequence ATTCTATATTAAGATTACTTTTATTGTTGGGACTTTAAGTATGATACTTTGACTGTTGCTTGTAGCAGAATATTTTGACACTGGTATTGCTTCTTCTCTGCTAAGATTTGATtgctttttccacctctgcaaATAAATGAGGTTGAGGCAGATTAATcaggaataaaaaaacatcttttgttGAAGCACTAGTTGGGACCAAgatgcagaattttttttcagcctgCAGCACTTACACTTCAAACTATAACACATTTGAGGCACAATAGCTGACTAGTTGCTCTGTGTGCTGAcccaaaagtgcaaaaaaaagtttgggtGCTTTAGGAAAAAGGGAAGAAGGAACAACAGATAGGAAAGCTATTCAGGTACTcgaaaaagtaacaaatgagGAAGGAAGTAATAATATAAAAGGGGCTACATAATTAAGAAAGTCAACATGTTTCAACCACAAGGTGTTCATCACTGCTTTCCTGTTTGTTAACACCATTGACTACACTTAAGAATTCCCATTGTTTATATTGACACTGCggaataatgacacaaaaagataatATCTGTATTATTATGGAAATAAAATCTTTAGCTTTCTTGGCTGGAGAACAAGAGTTGAACTACCAGTCGCTCTCACATCCTCCTTTTTTTGGACTACAGTTCATAATATGTTTGTGTACAGGGTGGTTGAGGAAGTGGTAATGATGAAAGGGGAATGCCTCAAACTCTGGGTGTGTGTTCAAGGGGAGGAGAGTTGTTTTACATCAAAACTTACAAGCCAGACTGGGAGTTTTGCAGCAAAAGTAATCCTTTAAtactaaaattaaataatttcaatACCATTAGGCTATATTTAATCACCCCTCTGCAGAACTATTTATCTTTAGTATAATGTAATGCATTCCCTTTCTAAAATCTGAACATAATCCACAGGCAATTAGTTGGCTAATACTTTTATCAACCTACCTacagtttaatgttttaatttaaattgatttcatTCACGGGctgaattaatattattttcattaaaccAGATGTAAGCTCTTCGATCAATACAATATGTTGACATAAAGTATTTAATAATTTGGGCCTACTTATAGCTTTCCACTGACAAATAACAACACATATCTAATTGGATTGAGTTTCCAATTCACTTTCATGCATTTTGAccttaataatatttaatgttttaatagatttatgtattttaaaaaaatataagtatTCTTTCTAAAGTACTCTCTCTATACAAATACGttttaaactctttaaaaacTCTTATATGGAGACTTTTTAAGCAAACTAAAACTTCGCCGTGGTTTTGGGGGGTTTTGtcaccaaacaaaacaaatttgaaaaaaacaatcctTTCGAGGCCTTCGGGAAATGTAGtttaaaagttaataaaacaGTGGACCTGATAGGGGTAAAAACTACAAGTTCCAGTTTAAGGCCGTTTCTTTGCGCATGCTCAATGCGCAGCATATCTATCGGAATAACAGGTAAACTCGTCTGAGCCGTTGAGGGTTGTTCTTGGAGCTAGTGCAGTAAAATCTGCAATCATCCGATTTTATAGCGACTTTTCCCGATTGTGTTTTATCCAGAATCTTTCGAGATATATTCGATAACGCAGTTTAGTTGAGATTTATCAGCAGAAGGCAACGAGAGCCGAAAAAAAGTGCGGATTTGTCTGCTTCCCGGAATCGCTGCTACCGTTTGacttagctaacgttagctagcacTAGCAGCACCGAGCCGGGCCCAGGTCGGCCACTTTCCCAGATCAAGAGGGAATTTTAGCAtttctgttttagtttttatagaCGTATTTCGGCGTGATGGCTTGTGGGGCTACACTGAAAAGGACTCTGGATTTTGATCCACTAATGAGCCAGGCTTCACCTAAAAGAAGAAGGTGCGCCCCGATCATGTCTCCGGTCTCTTCGCCACAGAAATATTTGCGTATGGAGCCCTCGCCGTTTGGGGAAGTGTCCTCCAGACTCACCACAGGTATGAATCTATATATCGTCACACGGTTACAATAATCGCCTTAgtcatttttgtccattttttgtcgcccaaatcatctcctcatgacgccggccacatATGGTGAagtcgcctacatcctcagttgaccAGATCATGTGGTTTGAcccctttaaacctctgaagtccaggagattttggttcaaatttgccaacttcctatgcattatgtctctgtttagcatctttcagtctgtccttacatcacatgcatggctcctttttctcgacacaaagttggctatcagtcagatttttcatttttgtttaattaacaaagtataaagctaacactttattttgaaggtgtctacataagagtgacatgagcttGTGATatacatgacatgggatgtgtcatgaaccttaatgacactttgaagtaacattaatgctcatgatacttgtcatgtcatgtttctgacaggcttgtgtgactcttatgtagacaccttcaaaaaaagtGTTAGCATATCtagcttaagtcacaaaggcatgttcaaaaattgcccaagtcattgatttctcttaagttacataatttacacagtgttattactatgccaatagccatcctttgttacatcctttttgagcgaaatgatcaataaatgtcatatgttatacttttggtgaagttttttgtgtttcctgcaaaacttgaaaaaatgagttaggcgattattttaacagggtgacgatatacgttttatatttatatgtaaacaCAAGTTCAGTTTGTTAAACCATGTCCAATTGTAAACTGGACAACGTTAGCATTAGCGTACGCCATTAGCATTTCCCCTGTGTACCGGTGTCCTGTGGTGTGGTTACAACAAAACTCCTCACATATTTTGTCAAGTTTAATTAGTGTTGTTGTAAATGCCGCCAGTCGGTCAACACATAATGTAGGCTATGTTATAAGAATATTTATTACCTAATTGTAAATTCGGCATACACTTTGAACAAGTTTTTATGAATCAATCTTTGTTTTTGAAAGTGTTACTTTACATGGTTTTGAGGAAGTTAAAGTGTAACAGAAAGCTGGTGTGTGCTGCTACTGCCTGTTTATAGATGTATGTATACAATGTGTGATAACTCTGAATCGCAGAGTAGGGAGAGTGGTATGTATTGTGCTGGTTAATGTGTTGTAGGTCTAATGATGGCCTGTGGTTGCTGTTTGTCTCCATGCACAGGGAAAACGAATGCAAATTAAATATTAGCTAACTGTGGTTCAGTTACTTTTATGTGTGAGCTGCAAAAATAAACACTATAAAACGTCTATTATGTACCTGGATACATGTACCAATCCAATTTGTAAATTATAGAACTGCTTTGCATCACCTCTGTGTAAATATGTCACTTTTAAAACGTTGTTCTTTTCTATTTCAGAGCAAATTCTTCACAACATCAAACAGGAGTACAAGCGGCTGCAGAAGAGACGACACCTGGATAGTGCTTTCCAGCAGGCAGACAGTGGCTGTCCTCTGGACCTGCAGAGTGCTCACAGTGGATCTGCTCTACCAGGTAACTAGTTACCATGTTAATGAGAATATTAACTAGTTTTCACTAGTCTATAAACTTAATATAACTATTATTAACCAGTTGTTCACCAGTTAACCTATTATTATACGTCATTTTGTTATTGGGATGTGGTTGAATTAGTTCCTCGTTATGATGGCATGGATACTATTAGCTGACCAGAGCTCATGGTCTCTTGTTTGACACACCAGTGACTGGCATATCCATCCCCTTTGGCTTCAACAagtcagggtgttttttttaacctttagtGTTGCTAAGAACCGTAGGAAATCCTGTTTCTTCAGCCCACTCCCAAGGTAAATCTTAAAACATTATTTCACATCCTTGTTTCCCTCCCTTGTGTCTCTTAAGGGCGTATGAGCTCCACCCTTGTAAGATAAGAGGGGCAGATGTGTTGAGTTAAGAAATCAGACAAACCAGACATCCTCACACAACTGTATCACATGTTACTGGGCTTAAGCAAAATAAATACTACACAGACATGCTACAAATACGTTGAGGCAGTCACAAATGTTTATTGaaattatttcttctttttttattcatgggATTCCaggtattatatttttattatttaaattgtaaatttttgtacaatataaaacaaattgTTGGTAATAATAAATGAGAACTGTGCTCACATTTGTGACGTGATGTTTGTGCTGCCTTTGCTGTGGAGTATTTATACATGTGTAGTGGGTAACAACACTTCTGCAAAGGCTGCACACGTGTCCACACATATCTCTCTACTGGAGACCTCTCTCCTTGACTCTTATGAATCTGCATTTAACGATTCAGGATGTCCTTTCAGGATGGCTAGTCTTAATCAATTTCCAGGTGAAGTGattgaggagagaggagggattTTGGGACGAAGCCCCAGATGGGAATAGTGGAAATCCCCCTTGTCCTTTCACTTTCTTTTACTATGGAGTTTGATTTTAATGAATCCCAGTCTGTGAAAAAGTGAAATGCTCTGAGGAGGATTGTACATCAGATATTGCAGCTAGATGAGGAACCTAAAGACCTTGCAATGCTGTGGCAGTGTGTGATGTATTttgtattaacccattgaagcctgggaAGCGGAtaagtcgttttgtagtatttgtataagctctcaaatacttttagaatttcatttctatctgctacagaggctgaaaaatctattatctagtagaagcgttgacacttctgttgaatttccagaaaaacttcaggtattaggggcttattttaaaatcacccagaggttttacaggcatttcaggcctcaatgggttaactgTGCAATATTATCTCACCAACAGGTACGTCCTCGGGTGCTTCATCTCCCACCAGGAAAGAGCAGCCTTTATTCTCCCTCAGACAGGTTGGGATGATTTGTGAAAGAGTGTTGAAAGAGCGAGAGGACAAAATCCGCGAGGAGTACGACGAGATACTGACGACAAAGCTTGCAggtatgattttttattttttattttatggcaaATTGTAGTGAGTAATCCAAACTGTGTGCCAATCAGTGTTTACTCTTCCAACAGAGCAATATGATGCGTTTGTGAAGTTCACGCATGATCAACTGATGCGACGGTTCGGAGAGCAGCCTGCCAGCTGTgagtataatatatttattatctttgtATTACAGTTGTAGCTAATTTataatttgaacaaaaaaattgtGATCAAAATTAAATAGACAATgcagacaattaaaaaaaaaaaaaaaaattaaaatggttTTGCATATTGATTCCTGAAAGCAGAGTTTGGTCCTGCTGCTCTTTCGATTGACGGCAGCTGGAACACATGAGTCACTGCACATGTACAGTGTTTACATTTTGCAGCAAACTGTAGCTTTCTGTCAATGTTCCGTTTAAACATTACAAATAATGGTGGTACAGCAAAGTGTTACGTTGCAGGGAAGGAGACTTGACTGTTTTaatgaaacattattttctgcAACGAGCTGATATGTTACAATATTTTTCACTGTCATAAtgcatatgtatgtatgcatgctgttttttgtgatttatacTGTGTGCCGATCTCTGACTGACAGAGGGATAAACTATACTCCTGTAAAAGTCAAGAACTCTGATATGATACAGGGCTGAACACTAACGTTTAAAAGTGGCTGTCAAAGCTGAACATATGGTTGCCATTTTTAGTCACCTTATATTTTGAGTAATTGGATACTATGCAGTTATACGTCAACTTGGTGATAGAAATGTGACATAAAACACAACCCAACAATTTTATTAGTGTTTGAACAAATTCTTTGTAGTTTGTTTTATCTCATCTTTAACACTTGGTTTCGTCAGGTTCTGACTGTGACAGTACTAATCACAAATGCAGCTAATtctaaatgtattcattttagGATGCACATTTTGCTGTCCTTTTAAGTTAAAAAGGTGTTTCTACTGACtgtccttgttcttgtccaATCCTGTGATCTGAATAGTGATAATATTCTTGTTTGTCCTCCACAGATGTTTCCTGAGTGTCAGCGTCTGATATTTAGGAATACAATTTGCTGCACGCTACTCCAGGGACTCGTGGGTCTAGTTGAACTTTTCTCCTAGCTGTGCCATATCGCCTCCATGTGGACTCAGTTTGTGGCATCCACGTTTGCTGTGTCTACCAGAGTTGGGAGGGCTTCCTGCTGCCAACTTGTTCAAGGACTCTCTGTGACTCTGCCAGTGGCCTCTTAACTGCCGTGtcgatatttatttggctttgtTCTGATGCCTTCGTAAAAGGCTGACTGCCACCAAACACTTGgccttttttgatttttttctcttttgtttttgtcagaattAGTTATTTCACAGAGAGGATGTTAGTTGTGCAGCTCCTCTATATGTACATTTTGAAAAAGGGATTGAACATTGACGAGTGGACGAACCAAGACGCCACCAGGAACCGGCATCTTggcttttttttcagcattgaTTTAAACTGTACTGGCAGTTTACTGCTATTACATTTGTatacactgtattttttacttttttgcttgaattttgttcattgtaccaaaatttcataatttcattttttttgctgtagGTATAAAGGGGCTTTGATCCAAGAAAAGCGAACAAATAAAGTCTTTACACAAATGTTTGGGTTTGTCATGGTTTTTCTATTTGAGGCTCCAAAGTTGATGtcgttttttgctttttttaagagATCAAAAGTTATGCTGATATGCTGCCACTACAATGCTGTGAAGGTGAGTGGaattt is a window from the Centropristis striata isolate RG_2023a ecotype Rhode Island chromosome 18, C.striata_1.0, whole genome shotgun sequence genome containing:
- the akirin2 gene encoding akirin-2, with translation MACGATLKRTLDFDPLMSQASPKRRRCAPIMSPVSSPQKYLRMEPSPFGEVSSRLTTEQILHNIKQEYKRLQKRRHLDSAFQQADSGCPLDLQSAHSGSALPGTSSGASSPTRKEQPLFSLRQVGMICERVLKEREDKIREEYDEILTTKLAEQYDAFVKFTHDQLMRRFGEQPASYVS